One window of the Amycolatopsis mediterranei genome contains the following:
- a CDS encoding DNA polymerase ligase N-terminal domain-containing protein: MNDRRPAFVLHEHFRPRHHFDLRLEEDGVLRSWAVPRGLPPDPGADRLAVAVPDHALDHLDYEDETKKIADTGWWEEHDRTAKRILFTLHGRVGSVRYALIRTARDWLLHRTRDQPGDT; encoded by the coding sequence GTGAACGATCGGCGACCGGCGTTCGTGCTGCACGAGCACTTTCGGCCACGGCACCACTTCGACCTGCGGCTGGAGGAGGACGGCGTGCTGCGCTCATGGGCGGTCCCGCGCGGCCTCCCGCCGGATCCCGGCGCCGACCGCCTCGCCGTCGCCGTGCCCGACCACGCTCTCGACCACCTCGACTACGAGGACGAGACGAAGAAGATCGCCGACACGGGCTGGTGGGAGGAGCACGACCGGACGGCCAAGCGCATCCTGTTCACCCTGCACGGCCGGGTGGGCTCGGTGCGGTACGCCCTGATCCGCACCGCCCGCGACTGGCTCCTGCACCGCACCCGCGATCAGCCGGGCGACACCTGA
- a CDS encoding YdcF family protein produces MNVTGAVLPGAAGVAFVVFAVRLAREPRRLGNAVWLGVALLLIALWLLRAALHLEWLTPVLVGLLAVVAVLVALVLPAALIVNGVRMWRREGRSAGNLLSLGLGAGLVTLEALAFAPLGRWGSALVAIAVVLGGYFGFLFLSLLVYSVVYSRIGRRGGFDAIIVLGCGLDGERVPPLLAGRLERAIRLHDREPEPPLLVVSGGRGPGETVSEAEAMHAYLRDRGIPDDHIRREDRARTTEENLRFSADLLPAGARRVVAVTSSYHVFRAAVECRRLGLPFHATGAPTARYFLPSALLREFAALILHYRRTTIAACVVIVGAGVLLAIFA; encoded by the coding sequence GTGAACGTCACCGGTGCGGTGCTGCCCGGCGCCGCCGGAGTGGCCTTCGTCGTGTTCGCCGTCCGGCTGGCCCGCGAACCGCGGCGGCTGGGCAACGCCGTGTGGCTCGGCGTGGCGCTGCTGCTGATCGCGTTGTGGCTGCTGCGCGCGGCACTGCACCTGGAGTGGCTGACGCCGGTGCTGGTCGGGCTGCTGGCCGTCGTGGCCGTGCTCGTCGCCCTGGTGCTGCCGGCGGCGCTGATCGTCAACGGCGTGCGGATGTGGCGTCGCGAAGGCCGCAGCGCCGGGAACCTGCTGTCGCTCGGCCTCGGCGCCGGGCTGGTCACGCTGGAGGCGCTGGCCTTCGCGCCGCTCGGCCGGTGGGGTTCGGCGCTGGTGGCCATCGCCGTCGTGCTGGGCGGCTACTTCGGGTTCCTCTTCCTGTCGCTGCTGGTCTATTCCGTGGTGTACAGCCGGATCGGTCGCCGCGGCGGGTTCGACGCGATCATCGTGCTCGGCTGCGGCCTCGACGGCGAGCGCGTGCCGCCGCTGCTCGCCGGGCGGCTCGAGCGCGCGATCCGGCTCCACGACCGGGAGCCGGAGCCGCCGTTGCTGGTCGTTTCGGGCGGGCGCGGCCCCGGCGAGACGGTCTCCGAAGCCGAAGCGATGCACGCCTACCTGCGGGACCGCGGTATTCCGGACGACCACATCCGGCGCGAGGACCGCGCCCGCACGACCGAGGAGAACCTCCGCTTCTCGGCGGACCTGCTCCCGGCCGGCGCGCGGCGCGTGGTCGCGGTGACCAGCAGCTACCACGTGTTCCGGGCGGCGGTGGAGTGCCGACGGCTCGGCCTGCCGTTCCACGCGACGGGCGCACCGACGGCCCGGTACTTCCTGCCGAGCGCGCTGCTGCGCGAGTTCGCGGCGCTGATCCTGCACTACCGCCGGACGACGATCGCGGCGTGCGTGGTGATCGTCGGCGCAGGCGTCCTGCTGGCCATCTTCGCCTGA
- a CDS encoding glycosyltransferase, which produces MSRLVVIVAPGSRGDVQPCVALGRGLAADGDRVRLLAAPGFRALAEAHSLGFASLSADPAALLGSAAGRAWTTGSRRTFLSGLRAVLRPVLDGLLADVHAGAAGADLVLAPSLGFLGTHLGAHLGVPDVELHYQPSVPTRAFAHPLLPQAARLGPWGRHLSFTAVDAFAWQVLRPEVDRWRVETLGLPKAGRRGPRRRSPVLCGFSDAVVPRPPDWPARVHVTGYWFLDTAHPRPDPRLRDFLAAGPPPVYAGFGSMQPADAERTYDIVTTALRRAGLRGVIGTGAGADDLLIAGDVPHDWLFPRTAAVVHHGGAGTTAAGLRAGVPALVCPVFSDQPYWGDRVSRLSAGPRPLPLEDLDVGSLTARLRELTENPLFRRGAQYVGARLRAEDGVARACSVLRAG; this is translated from the coding sequence ATGAGCCGCCTGGTCGTGATCGTCGCGCCGGGGTCGCGTGGTGATGTTCAGCCGTGTGTGGCCCTCGGCCGCGGCCTGGCCGCCGATGGTGATCGCGTCCGCTTGCTCGCCGCGCCGGGCTTCCGGGCGCTGGCCGAAGCTCACAGTCTCGGCTTCGCGTCCCTCTCGGCCGATCCCGCCGCCCTCCTCGGCTCGGCCGCCGGGCGAGCGTGGACCACCGGAAGCCGCCGGACTTTCCTCTCCGGGCTGCGGGCCGTCCTGCGGCCGGTCCTCGACGGGCTTCTCGCCGACGTCCACGCCGGCGCCGCCGGGGCCGACCTCGTGCTCGCCCCCTCGCTCGGCTTCCTCGGCACGCACCTGGGCGCCCACCTCGGCGTCCCCGACGTCGAGCTGCACTACCAGCCCAGCGTGCCGACGCGGGCCTTCGCGCACCCGCTCCTGCCGCAGGCCGCCCGGCTCGGTCCCTGGGGACGGCACCTGAGCTTCACCGCCGTCGACGCCTTCGCCTGGCAGGTCCTGCGGCCCGAAGTCGACCGCTGGCGCGTCGAGACGCTCGGCCTGCCGAAGGCCGGACGACGGGGGCCGCGGCGGCGTTCGCCCGTGCTGTGCGGATTTTCCGACGCCGTCGTGCCGCGGCCGCCCGACTGGCCCGCCCGCGTGCACGTCACCGGCTACTGGTTCCTCGACACCGCGCACCCGCGCCCGGACCCGCGGCTGCGCGACTTCCTCGCCGCGGGACCGCCGCCGGTCTACGCCGGCTTCGGCAGCATGCAGCCCGCCGACGCCGAGCGGACCTACGACATCGTCACCACGGCGTTGCGCCGGGCCGGGCTGCGTGGCGTCATCGGCACCGGGGCCGGTGCCGATGACCTGCTGATCGCCGGGGACGTCCCGCACGACTGGCTGTTCCCGCGCACCGCCGCCGTCGTCCACCACGGTGGCGCCGGGACCACCGCCGCCGGGCTGCGGGCCGGAGTGCCGGCGCTGGTCTGCCCGGTCTTCTCCGACCAGCCCTACTGGGGCGATCGGGTGTCGCGGCTGAGCGCCGGTCCGAGACCGTTGCCGCTGGAGGACCTCGACGTCGGATCGCTGACCGCCCGGTTGCGGGAGCTGACGGAGAACCCGCTGTTCCGCCGGGGCGCGCAGTACGTCGGCGCGCGCCTGCGGGCCGAGGACGGGGTGGCCCGCGCCTGCTCGGTCCTGCGTGCAGGCTAG
- a CDS encoding SDR family NAD(P)-dependent oxidoreductase, with translation MKPSYVVTGAAGGIGRACVAELIRRGAHVWASVRTDADEAELERAYGDAVTVLRMDLRDADSVARCGERVATAGPLRGLVNNAGVARPGPLEHVPLAAFREQLEVNVTGQLVVTRAMLPALRRAESARVVTIGSIGGRIAGPMVGPYHTSKFALVGLTDSLRAELAPEGIRVVLVEPGAVATPIWPRARAAAEEVRERLPPAALERYGDQLAAAERSAARSARTGVPPRRAAETVVRALTARRPAPRYLVGRDARLAAALANLPFRWRYHLTAAKR, from the coding sequence GTGAAACCCTCCTACGTGGTGACCGGGGCGGCGGGCGGGATCGGCCGCGCCTGCGTGGCGGAGCTGATCCGGCGGGGCGCGCACGTGTGGGCGAGCGTACGCACCGACGCGGACGAAGCGGAACTCGAGCGGGCGTACGGCGACGCGGTCACCGTGCTGCGGATGGACCTGCGCGACGCGGATTCGGTCGCCCGGTGCGGAGAGCGCGTGGCGACGGCGGGACCGTTGCGGGGCTTGGTGAACAACGCCGGTGTCGCGCGGCCGGGGCCGCTGGAGCACGTGCCGCTGGCGGCGTTCCGGGAACAGCTGGAGGTGAACGTCACCGGTCAGCTGGTGGTGACGCGCGCGATGCTGCCGGCGTTGCGGCGCGCGGAATCGGCGCGCGTGGTGACGATCGGCTCGATCGGTGGGCGGATCGCGGGGCCGATGGTCGGGCCGTACCACACGTCGAAGTTCGCCCTGGTCGGCTTGACCGACAGCCTGCGCGCGGAGCTCGCCCCGGAGGGGATCCGGGTGGTGCTGGTCGAGCCGGGAGCGGTGGCCACGCCGATCTGGCCCCGAGCCCGAGCGGCGGCGGAGGAGGTCCGCGAGCGGCTGCCGCCGGCGGCCTTGGAGAGGTACGGCGACCAGCTGGCGGCGGCGGAACGCAGCGCGGCCCGCTCGGCCCGGACGGGCGTGCCACCGCGCCGGGCGGCGGAGACGGTCGTCCGGGCGCTGACGGCCCGCCGCCCGGCTCCGCGTTATCTGGTGGGCAGAGACGCCCGGCTGGCGGCGGCGCTGGCGAACTTGCCGTTCCGGTGGCGCTACCACCTGACGGCGGCGAAGCGATGA
- a CDS encoding alpha/beta hydrolase has protein sequence MRPFVRWFTALVTAVCVLPGIPASAAAGAPDVRADDGSHVVAETIVDGDARVLDLTVRSAGAGAYTMVRLILPRNWAAEPDRRWAAVYLLAGETRLQDYRGWSANTDVRQLADDAGVLVVMPGAGSAGFFSDWWNYGKNLALNQWETFTAVELPQLIDRGYRGNGRRAAAGLSLGGYGAFELAARRPGVFRYAASFSGNLNPAGAGGELLTSAIVASAHLDPEALWGDRRREAARWEAHDPLVNADRLRGTELYLSAGNGLPGPLDAKLPIDVLPGAMLLEFLCGAQTTAMAGRLRELGVPVTADLYGPGTHQWAYWQLQLHKTWPRMLQVLAS, from the coding sequence ATGCGCCCTTTTGTGAGGTGGTTCACGGCACTGGTGACGGCGGTGTGCGTGCTGCCCGGTATCCCGGCCTCGGCCGCGGCCGGCGCCCCGGACGTCCGGGCCGACGACGGCTCGCACGTCGTCGCCGAGACCATTGTGGACGGTGACGCGCGGGTGCTCGACCTGACCGTGCGCTCGGCCGGTGCCGGGGCGTACACGATGGTCCGGCTGATCTTGCCCCGGAACTGGGCGGCCGAGCCGGACCGGCGCTGGGCGGCGGTCTACCTGCTGGCCGGCGAGACCCGGCTGCAGGACTACCGCGGCTGGAGCGCGAACACCGACGTCCGGCAGCTCGCCGACGACGCCGGCGTCCTGGTCGTCATGCCCGGCGCGGGATCCGCGGGCTTCTTCAGCGACTGGTGGAACTACGGCAAGAACCTCGCGCTCAACCAGTGGGAGACCTTCACCGCCGTCGAACTGCCGCAGCTGATCGACCGCGGCTACCGCGGGAACGGCAGGCGCGCGGCCGCCGGCCTCTCCCTCGGTGGGTACGGCGCGTTCGAGCTCGCCGCCCGACGGCCGGGGGTGTTCCGGTACGCGGCCTCCTTCAGCGGCAACCTCAACCCGGCCGGCGCCGGCGGCGAACTGCTGACGAGCGCGATCGTCGCGTCGGCCCACCTCGACCCCGAGGCCCTGTGGGGCGACCGGCGCCGCGAGGCCGCGCGCTGGGAAGCACACGACCCGCTGGTGAACGCGGATCGCCTGCGCGGCACCGAGCTGTACCTCTCGGCGGGCAACGGGCTGCCGGGCCCGCTCGACGCCAAGCTCCCGATCGACGTCCTGCCCGGCGCGATGCTCCTGGAGTTCCTCTGCGGTGCCCAGACGACGGCGATGGCCGGCCGGCTGCGCGAGCTCGGCGTCCCGGTGACGGCGGATCTCTACGGCCCCGGCACGCACCAGTGGGCGTACTGGCAGCTGCAGCTGCACAAGACGTGGCCGCGGATGCTGCAGGTGCTGGCGTCGTGA
- a CDS encoding fatty acyl-AMP ligase produces MFQENFPAVGGDTLTACLRHWAATTPDAPALTFADFAEDPAGRRRTLSWRQLAERVGAAAGALPVSPGDRVAVLCPQGPDYVIGFLAAITAGAIAVPLFDPGLPGHAGRLAAVLADCAPSAVVTTAGARPGVVEFLGKDTTVVTVDRPEPVRTWPAPTAATDDVAYLQYTSGSTRSPAGVVLTHANVLANVTQAVRGLGLDPAAATTVSWLPLFHDMGLVLGLLTPLALGLRSVLMDPLAFIERPVRWLELLGDHAGSWSAAPNFAFHYCASRIREADRARLRLGRVAAIVNGAEPINPDVLDRFHTAFAAAGYRPELTRPAYGLAEATVFVTTGPAATPRVTTFDRGALATGTARPAEEGVRLVACGAPAGQLVALVDPDTGVVRPDGSVGEIWVHGPNVGAGYWRKPVESTETFGARLAGDDRPWLRTGDLGVRHDGELYIAGRIKDLIIVDGRNHYPQDVEATAASADPAIRPGSVASFAIPGADTEAVVVVAEHRGHPDLAGPAERALAAAIRRLISDAHGLALRDVLLVPPGRVPRTSSGKIARGACRDRYLAGDYGKAGDYGKALAR; encoded by the coding sequence ATGTTCCAGGAGAACTTCCCGGCGGTGGGCGGCGACACCCTGACCGCGTGCCTGCGCCACTGGGCGGCGACCACGCCCGACGCCCCCGCCCTCACCTTCGCCGACTTCGCCGAGGACCCCGCGGGGCGGCGGCGCACGCTGTCCTGGCGGCAGCTGGCCGAGCGCGTCGGCGCCGCCGCGGGCGCGCTGCCGGTGTCGCCGGGCGACCGGGTCGCCGTGCTCTGCCCGCAGGGCCCGGACTACGTCATCGGGTTCCTCGCCGCGATCACCGCGGGCGCGATCGCGGTGCCCCTGTTCGATCCGGGGCTGCCCGGCCACGCGGGACGGCTCGCCGCGGTCCTCGCCGACTGCGCGCCGTCGGCCGTCGTCACCACGGCCGGCGCCCGGCCGGGCGTGGTGGAGTTCCTCGGCAAGGACACCACCGTCGTCACGGTGGACCGGCCGGAACCGGTGCGAACGTGGCCGGCACCCACCGCGGCCACGGACGACGTCGCGTACCTGCAATACACCTCCGGCTCGACCCGCAGCCCGGCCGGCGTCGTGCTGACCCACGCGAACGTGCTCGCCAACGTCACCCAGGCCGTACGCGGCCTCGGCCTCGACCCAGCCGCGGCCACGACGGTCTCGTGGCTGCCGCTGTTCCACGACATGGGTCTTGTCCTCGGCCTGCTCACCCCCCTGGCGCTGGGCCTGCGCTCGGTGCTGATGGATCCCTTGGCCTTCATCGAGCGTCCGGTCCGCTGGCTCGAGCTGCTCGGCGACCACGCGGGCAGCTGGAGCGCGGCCCCGAACTTCGCCTTCCACTACTGCGCGAGCCGGATCCGCGAGGCCGACCGCGCGCGGCTGCGGCTCGGCCGGGTCGCCGCGATCGTCAACGGCGCCGAGCCGATCAACCCGGACGTCCTCGACCGGTTCCACACCGCCTTCGCCGCCGCCGGGTACCGGCCGGAGCTGACCCGCCCGGCGTACGGGCTGGCCGAAGCAACCGTCTTCGTCACCACCGGCCCCGCCGCGACCCCGCGCGTCACCACGTTCGACCGCGGCGCCCTCGCCACGGGCACCGCGCGGCCGGCCGAGGAGGGCGTCCGGCTCGTCGCGTGCGGTGCCCCGGCCGGGCAGCTCGTCGCCCTCGTCGACCCGGACACCGGGGTCGTGCGGCCCGACGGCTCGGTCGGCGAAATCTGGGTGCACGGGCCCAACGTCGGCGCGGGGTACTGGCGGAAACCCGTCGAGAGCACGGAAACGTTCGGCGCCCGGCTGGCCGGCGACGACCGGCCCTGGCTGCGGACCGGCGACCTCGGCGTCCGCCACGACGGCGAGCTGTACATCGCGGGCCGGATCAAGGACCTGATCATCGTCGACGGGCGCAACCACTACCCGCAGGACGTCGAAGCGACCGCCGCGTCGGCCGACCCGGCGATCCGCCCCGGCAGCGTCGCCTCCTTCGCCATCCCGGGCGCCGACACCGAAGCCGTCGTCGTGGTCGCCGAACACCGCGGCCACCCGGACCTGGCCGGACCCGCCGAGCGCGCGCTGGCCGCCGCGATCCGGCGGCTGATCTCCGACGCGCACGGGCTCGCGCTGCGGGACGTGCTGCTCGTGCCGCCCGGGCGGGTCCCGCGCACGTCCAGCGGCAAGATCGCGCGCGGCGCCTGCCGCGACCGCTACCTCGCCGGCGACTACGGAAAAGCCGGCGACTACGGAAAGGCACTGGCGCGATGA
- a CDS encoding type I polyketide synthase, with protein MSEPTTDTLRRWLLDTVAEHTGVTAEPDRPLGDYGLSSRQAVGITADLEERLGRRLPATLLWESPTIDHLVRSLTGAEEPDVPRGTDRRRTDPIAVVGLGCRFPGADGPAEFWDLLREGRDVVRTAPPGRWSAEAAPVLGGFLDDVAGFDAEHFGITPREAATMDPQQRMLLEVTWAALEHAGLAPASLRGSRTGVFTGIATHDYGHLTMTGGEPDLWTATGAAGSIAANRLSYVYDLRGPSMAVDTACSSSLVAVHHAVRALRDGDADLALAAGVNLMLLPGPTAAFAAAGLLAGDGRCKTFSAAADGIARAEGCGVVVLKRLADAEYDGDRVLAVIRASAVNSDGRSNGLAAPNPLAQQAMLREAYRGTNPSTVDYVEAHGTGTLLGDPIEARALGAVLGAGRAAGAPLLIGSVKTNIAHAEAAAGIAGLIKVVLAMQHGTLPPQLHFAAPNPHIAFGSLGLRVVTEPTPWPRHTGRATAGVSAFGFGGTNAHVVLEEAAPPGLGRESGRLGSGASGRDGAQPAGTGGGVRIGLLSARTRDRLTERAAQLAAWLDSPAGRRSSLADVTHTLFRRDNAGPHRAAFVATDHRELAALLRGVGDRADPLPAGAVTGVAVAGEGPVFVFSGHGSQWAGMGRHLLAVEPAFAAQVDKLGDAFTEHTGRSLRSLLTGTAPRTLAETQPAIFGTQVALAARWEALGVRPAAVLGHSLGSAAAAVVAGVLTAEEAVHLVVTRARLLETAGPGGAMAAVELTPDELAEHPGVELAVDSAPGQVTVAGDALVLDRLVAELEATGRSARRLPVGVAGHSVGVEPVLGALRDALAELGGRRPLVPWYDTVLTDPRELPDFDAGYWAAHLRRPVRFRQAVTAAAADGHRVFVEVSPHPILRGSLTRTLEAAGITDAVVTGTLRRGQDEARAFAAAAGTLYCAGTRITTTTPDDGARLTDVPPMPWRHERHWYTDTGGVGIRPAEAAALPAEPETAAPDRTAAPAAGERLARIVAAIMGLSPDRLDPDVPLVELGLDSLMANRIRETVRRELGAAPDAAAVLRGATLADLNRDLAPRGDEPAARGRAWDAADRLVLRLWRQHTGTEAAGLHVRLTGTSQPRQLAQLLADDLTTELDTPVDPADLLRHDSLAAVADVARALLDTREARGPVHLLEPGDAGTSPLLLFHPGGSTCTVYRPLLDRLPAGVPCVGFERVPGAAIEDRVERLLPLVRARVPHGPYRLAGWSFGGALAYGVATRLADEGEPVELVALIDTMLPLPEPDLDPRASSARRFLRFTGYVEGTYGRTVRLGHDELAPLPEEEQIELTMRRVAEAGLLSPGVLRHQHQSFSDTLAAERGTPRPYDGRVVLYRATEPYAAGLAMEPRYSRTDLAAGWAALCPRLEIVPVAAHHLSVVDPPHVDVIARHLADQLWP; from the coding sequence ATGAGCGAGCCGACCACCGACACCCTGCGCCGCTGGCTCCTGGACACCGTCGCCGAGCACACTGGCGTCACGGCCGAGCCCGACCGGCCGCTCGGCGACTACGGCCTGTCCTCCCGCCAGGCCGTCGGCATCACCGCCGACCTCGAGGAACGGCTCGGCAGGCGGCTGCCGGCGACGCTGCTGTGGGAAAGCCCGACCATCGACCACCTCGTCCGCAGCCTGACCGGTGCCGAAGAGCCGGACGTCCCGCGCGGCACGGACCGGCGCCGAACCGATCCCATCGCCGTCGTCGGCCTGGGCTGCCGGTTCCCCGGCGCGGACGGGCCCGCCGAGTTCTGGGACCTGCTGCGCGAGGGCCGCGACGTCGTCCGGACCGCGCCGCCGGGCCGCTGGAGCGCCGAGGCCGCCCCGGTGCTCGGCGGATTCCTCGACGACGTCGCCGGGTTCGACGCCGAGCACTTCGGCATCACGCCGCGCGAAGCGGCGACGATGGACCCGCAGCAGCGGATGCTCCTGGAGGTCACCTGGGCGGCGCTGGAGCACGCCGGCCTCGCACCCGCGTCGCTGCGCGGCAGCAGGACCGGCGTGTTCACCGGCATCGCGACCCACGACTACGGGCACCTCACGATGACCGGCGGCGAGCCGGACCTGTGGACGGCCACCGGTGCGGCGGGCAGCATCGCGGCCAACCGGCTGTCGTACGTCTACGACCTGCGCGGGCCGAGCATGGCGGTGGACACCGCGTGCTCGTCGTCGCTGGTCGCCGTGCACCACGCGGTGCGCGCGCTGCGCGACGGCGACGCGGACCTGGCGCTGGCGGCGGGGGTCAACCTCATGCTGCTCCCGGGCCCGACCGCGGCGTTCGCGGCCGCGGGCCTGCTGGCGGGCGACGGCCGCTGCAAGACGTTCTCGGCCGCCGCGGACGGGATCGCGCGCGCCGAGGGCTGCGGCGTCGTGGTGCTCAAGCGCCTCGCCGACGCCGAATACGACGGCGATCGGGTGCTCGCGGTGATCCGGGCCTCGGCGGTCAATTCCGACGGCCGCTCGAACGGCCTGGCCGCGCCGAACCCGCTGGCGCAGCAGGCGATGCTGCGGGAGGCGTACCGGGGAACCAATCCGTCCACTGTGGATTATGTGGAGGCGCACGGAACCGGGACGCTGCTGGGCGACCCGATCGAGGCGCGCGCGCTGGGGGCGGTGCTGGGCGCGGGACGTGCGGCCGGAGCGCCGTTGCTGATCGGCTCGGTGAAGACGAACATCGCCCACGCGGAAGCGGCCGCGGGGATCGCCGGGCTGATCAAGGTGGTGCTCGCGATGCAGCACGGCACCCTGCCCCCGCAGCTGCATTTCGCGGCGCCGAACCCGCACATCGCGTTCGGCTCGCTGGGGTTGCGGGTGGTCACCGAGCCGACGCCGTGGCCCCGGCACACCGGCCGCGCGACGGCCGGGGTGTCGGCGTTCGGGTTCGGCGGGACGAACGCGCACGTGGTGCTGGAAGAGGCCGCGCCACCGGGCCTGGGTCGGGAGAGCGGCCGGCTCGGCAGTGGCGCTTCGGGGCGGGACGGTGCCCAGCCGGCCGGGACCGGCGGCGGCGTCCGGATCGGCCTGCTCTCCGCCCGGACCCGCGACCGTCTCACCGAGCGGGCCGCGCAGCTCGCTGCCTGGCTGGACTCCCCCGCCGGGCGCCGGAGCTCGCTCGCCGACGTCACCCACACCCTCTTCCGGCGCGACAACGCCGGCCCGCACCGTGCTGCCTTCGTCGCCACGGACCACCGGGAACTCGCCGCGCTGCTGCGGGGCGTCGGTGACCGCGCCGACCCCCTGCCCGCCGGTGCCGTGACCGGTGTCGCCGTCGCCGGGGAAGGGCCCGTCTTCGTCTTCTCCGGGCACGGGTCCCAGTGGGCCGGGATGGGCCGTCACCTCCTGGCCGTCGAACCCGCCTTCGCCGCCCAGGTCGACAAGCTCGGCGATGCCTTCACCGAGCACACCGGACGGTCGTTGCGCTCGCTCCTCACCGGCACCGCTCCCCGGACGCTGGCGGAGACGCAGCCGGCGATCTTCGGGACGCAGGTCGCGCTGGCCGCGCGGTGGGAGGCGCTCGGGGTCCGGCCCGCCGCCGTCCTCGGGCACTCGCTCGGGTCCGCGGCCGCGGCCGTCGTGGCCGGGGTGCTGACCGCCGAGGAGGCCGTCCACCTGGTCGTCACCCGCGCCCGGCTGCTGGAAACGGCCGGTCCGGGCGGCGCGATGGCCGCGGTCGAGCTGACACCCGACGAGCTCGCCGAGCACCCCGGTGTCGAGCTCGCGGTCGACTCGGCGCCGGGGCAGGTGACCGTCGCCGGGGACGCCTTGGTGCTCGACCGGCTCGTCGCCGAACTCGAGGCCACCGGGCGGAGCGCGCGGCGGCTGCCCGTCGGGGTCGCCGGGCATTCGGTCGGGGTCGAGCCCGTCCTCGGCGCCTTGCGAGACGCCCTCGCCGAGCTGGGCGGCCGGCGGCCGCTGGTGCCCTGGTACGACACGGTGCTGACCGACCCGCGCGAGCTCCCGGACTTCGACGCCGGTTACTGGGCCGCGCACCTGCGCCGCCCGGTCCGGTTCCGCCAGGCGGTCACCGCGGCGGCCGCGGACGGCCACCGCGTGTTCGTCGAGGTGTCCCCCCACCCGATCCTGCGCGGTTCGCTGACCCGCACCCTCGAAGCGGCCGGGATCACGGACGCGGTGGTGACCGGCACCCTCCGCCGCGGCCAGGACGAGGCCCGCGCCTTCGCGGCGGCCGCGGGCACGCTGTACTGCGCGGGCACCCGCATCACGACGACCACCCCGGACGACGGCGCCCGGCTCACGGACGTGCCGCCGATGCCATGGCGCCACGAGCGGCACTGGTACACCGACACCGGCGGCGTCGGGATCCGCCCGGCCGAAGCGGCGGCGCTCCCGGCCGAACCCGAAACAGCGGCGCCGGATCGCACGGCCGCGCCCGCCGCCGGTGAGCGGCTTGCCCGCATCGTCGCCGCGATCATGGGCTTGTCCCCCGATCGGCTGGATCCCGATGTCCCGCTCGTCGAACTCGGGCTCGACTCGCTCATGGCGAACCGGATCCGCGAAACCGTCCGGCGGGAACTCGGCGCCGCGCCCGATGCCGCCGCCGTCCTCCGGGGTGCCACCCTCGCCGACCTCAACCGCGATCTCGCTCCCCGCGGCGACGAACCCGCGGCCCGGGGCCGGGCCTGGGACGCCGCCGACCGCCTCGTCCTCCGGCTCTGGCGGCAGCACACCGGCACCGAGGCCGCCGGCCTGCACGTCCGCCTCACCGGCACCTCGCAACCGCGGCAGCTGGCCCAGCTGCTCGCCGACGACCTCACCACCGAACTCGACACCCCCGTCGACCCGGCCGACCTCCTGCGCCACGACTCCCTCGCCGCAGTCGCCGACGTCGCACGGGCTCTCCTCGACACACGCGAGGCACGCGGGCCCGTGCACCTGCTCGAACCCGGCGACGCCGGCACCTCACCCCTGCTGCTGTTCCACCCCGGCGGCAGCACCTGCACCGTCTACCGCCCGCTGCTCGACCGCCTGCCCGCCGGCGTGCCCTGCGTCGGCTTCGAACGGGTGCCCGGCGCCGCCATCGAGGACCGCGTCGAACGACTCCTGCCGCTCGTCCGGGCCCGCGTGCCGCACGGGCCCTACCGCCTCGCCGGCTGGTCGTTCGGCGGCGCCCTCGCCTACGGCGTCGCCACCCGGCTCGCCGACGAGGGCGAGCCGGTCGAGCTCGTCGCCCTCATCGACACCATGCTGCCGCTGCCGGAACCGGACCTCGACCCGCGCGCGTCGTCGGCCCGGCGGTTCCTGCGCTTCACCGGCTACGTCGAAGGCACCTACGGCCGGACCGTCCGCCTCGGCCACGACGAACTCGCGCCGCTGCCCGAAGAAGAACAAATCGAGCTCACCATGCGGCGGGTCGCCGAAGCCGGGTTGCTCAGCCCCGGCGTCCTGCGGCACCAGCACCAGTCCTTTTCGGACACGCTGGCCGCCGAACGCGGGACGCCGCGGCCCTACGACGGCCGCGTGGTGCTGTACCGGGCCACCGAACCGTATGCCGCCGGGCTCGCGATGGAACCGCGCTACTCCCGCACGGACCTCGCCGCCGGCTGGGCCGCGCTGTGCCCGCGGCTCGAAATCGTCCCGGTGGCCGCGCACCACCTCTCGGTCGTCGATCCGCCCCACGTCGACGTCATCGCGCGGCACCTCGCGGACCAGCTGTGGCCGTGA